A single Panicum virgatum strain AP13 unplaced genomic scaffold, P.virgatum_v5 scaffold_183, whole genome shotgun sequence DNA region contains:
- the LOC120693838 gene encoding putative cytochrome c biosynthesis ccmC-like mitochondrial protein: protein MSVSLLQPYFFMSKTKSYAQILIGSRLFLTAMAIHLSLRVAPPDLQQGGNSRISYVHVPAARMSIVIYIATAINSSLFPLTKHPLFLRSSGTGTEIGAFSTLFTLVTGGFRGRPMWGTFRVWDARLTSVFILFLIYLGALRFQKLPVEPAPISIRAGPIDIPIIKSPVNWWNTSHQPGSISRSGTSIHVPMPIPILSNFANFPFSTRILFVLETRLPIPSFPESPLTEEIEAREGIPLKT from the coding sequence ATGTCAGTTTCGTTATTACAACCTTATTTTTTTATGTCAAAGACAAAAAGCTACGCGCAAATTCTCATTGGATCTCGGTTGTTCTTAACAGCGATGGCTATTCATTTAAGTCTTCGGGTAGCACCACCAGATCTTCAACAAGGTGGAAATTCTCGTATTTCGTATGTACATGTTCCTGCGGCTCGGATGAGTATAGTTATTTATATCGCGACAGCTATAAACAGTTCCTTGTTCCCATTAACAAAACATCCCCTTTTTCTTCGCTCTTCCGGAACCGGTACAGAAATTGGTGCTTTTTCTACTTTGTTTACGTTAGTGACTGGGGGGTTTCGGGGAAGGCCTATGTGGGGTACCTTTCGGGTGTGGGATGCTCGTTTAACTTCTGTATTCATCTTGTTCCTTATTTACCTGGGTGCACTGCGTTTTCAAAAGCTTCCTGTCGAACCGGCTCCTATTTCAATCCGTGCTGGACCGATCGATATACCAATAATAAAGTCTCCAGTCAACTGGTGGAATACATCGCATCAACCTGGGAGCATTAGCCGATCTGGTACATCAATACATGTTCCTATGCCCATTCCAATCTTGTCTAACTTTGCTAACTTCCCCTTCTCTACCCGTATCTTGTTCGTTCTGGAAACACGTCTTCCTATTCCATCTTTTCCCGAATCTCCCTTAACGGAAGAAATAGAAGCTCGAGAAGGAATACCACTAAAAACCTAG
- the LOC120693829 gene encoding ribosomal protein S4, mitochondrial-like, translating to MWRKRLIQRNMPALRFKTCRLLPGNVRNRELSLIQRRILRRLRNKRRSIKRNLSQRENLNSNIKSQTTRKLSLYYGDLPIREMHRGRKRTSYIPFLLNQETRSDVIPVRLRFSDTLPQARQPISHRRVCLNNGLVTITHLKVSHGDLISFKENDARTRGEEIRRSFYIDISVGKIIGKFLPVRIWRRTKTEWFRLLTTQRGCRLLLKSGFLQELRSYMQEEDLERTKKFGSAKVCLGSSFAEHNRMKRNLFHFKYFFLLKRRKEEEENRKRAISPFVYKSSLYRNSTYCSGSPFTRKIRIKRIELPTHYSEVNHRTLKAVVSYGPNIGHIPHDIRLKDPNLPLRSGNGRGQNI from the coding sequence ATGTGGCGAAAAAGACTGATTCAACGAAATATGCCAGCATTAAGATTTAAAACGTGTCGTCTACTTCCAGGAAATGTTCGGAACAGAGAACTTTCTCTAATCCAACGCCGCATTCTCCGAAGATTGAGGAACAAGAGGAGATCCATTAAAAGAAATCTTTCTCAGAGAGAAAATCTAAACAGTAACATCAAATCACAAACTACACGAAAGTTGTCCCTTTATTATGGGGATTTACCCATAAGGGAGATGCACAGAGGAAGAAAACGAACTTCATATATCCCTTTTTTACTCAATCAAGAAACAAGATCGGACGTGATTCCGGTTCGTCTCCGTTTTAGTGACACTCTTCCTCAAGCAAGGCAGCCGATAAGTCATCGAAGGGTTTGTTTGAATAATGGACTGGTAACCATTACTCATTTGAAAGTTTCCCACGGTGATCTAATATCTTTTAAAGAAAATGACGCGAGAACCCGCGGTGAAGAAATAAGGAGATCTTTCTATATCGACATATCAGTTGGAAAAATCATAGGCAAATTCCTACCGGTCAGAATCtggagaagaacaaaaacagaaTGGTTCCGCTTACTCACAACTCAGAGGGGATGCCGCTTACTACTCAAATCCGGGTTTTTGCAAGAGTTGCGTTCTTATATGCAAGAAGAAGacttagaaagaacaaagaaGTTTGGATCCGCAAAAGTATGCTTAGGCAGTTCCTTCGCTGAGCACAACAGAATGAAGAGGAATTTGTTTCATTTCAAATACTTCTTCTTATTGAAaagaaggaaggaggaagaggaaaaccGAAAAAGAGCAATAAGTCCTTTTGTTTACAAGTCTTCTTTATATAGAAATTCGACCTATTGCTCCGGATCCCCGTTTACTAGGAAGATAAGAATCAAAAGGATCGAACTACCTACTCATTATTCGGAGGTGAATCATAGAACACTAAAAGCTGTGGTATCTTATGGACCTAACATAGGTCACATCCCTCACGACATAAGATTGAAAGATCCAAACCTTCCTCTTCGGAGCGGAAACGGACGTGGCcaaaacatataa
- the LOC120693841 gene encoding photosystem II D2 protein-like, which yields MCSIRERLHFRFILFFQGFHNWTLNPFHMMGVAGVLGAALLCAIHGATVENTLFEDGDGANTFRAFNPTQAEETYSMVTANRFWSQIFGVAFSNKRWLHFFMLFVPVTGLWMSAIGVVGLALNLRAYDFVSQEIRAAEDPEFETFYTKNILLNEGIRAWMAAQDQPHENLIFPEEVLPRGNAL from the coding sequence ATGTGCTCTATACGGGAAAGGTTGCATTTTCGATTTATCCTTTTCTTCCAAGGATTTCATAATTGGACGTTGAACCCATTTCATATGATGGGAGTTGCCGGAGTATTAGGCGCAGCTCTGCTATGCGCTATCCATGGGGCTACCGTAGAAAACACTCTATTCGAAGATGGTGATGGTGCAAATACCTTCCGCGCTTTTAACCCAACTCAAGCTGAAGAAACGTATTCAATGGTCACTGCTAACCGCTTTTGGTCCCAAATCTTTGGTGTTGCTTTTTCCAATAAACGTTGGTTACATTTCTTTATGCTATTTGTACCCGTCACCGGTTTATGGATGAGTGCTATTGGCGTAGTTGGCCTGGCTCTGAACCTACGTGCCTATGACTTCGTTTCCCAGGAAATCCGTGCAGCGGAAGATCCTGAATTTGAGACTTTCTACACCAAAAATATTCTTTTAAACGAGGGTATTCGTGCGTGGATGGCAGCTCAGGATCAGCCTCATGAAAATCTTATATTCCCTGAGGAGGTTCTACCACGTGGAAACGCTCTTTAA